The following are from one region of the Natronocella acetinitrilica genome:
- a CDS encoding PAAR-like domain-containing protein has protein sequence MSRDDNRPAAPAGDDGTVGQPVAGNVYFNGRTAVHAGSGGILLSPELCRSGKKCRTRPYTNVALSRDAADTATTVFVNGHPVCHSGSRFAVSAGDEGANCGGVRSGTIKGPAEFISSSQDVLIEGMPAVRNGDLMVSNHRNTDPVPLTQPDGPPSDGFDLAALEALEADDPQYAASIHVAGRAPVAGICRLQPNSEAPPPPTPRQQVVPANGDPHRHLAIPADESDTTALVLRLPDVENGHCDIPLGELQPTPRDDARADADTAIDAADTLLLPVLVLCHTDASLDPAHAEPPRPGRLYVFRDGYLWRELEVTNEAGLRDIDLLVHAGRPGHERRASTVVQLTLLLPHRVGGVESAFAIAYSETPWSWSRINSLGGMHPDDPRLAGRAQLLPSGTQLEGADERRAQRLQGFALDSLADAITPQPAREGFAAIEASADAPSDDEYLNDLRCPHTPAIYLHDPLGIATTLIARIGEAQEALTEQLEAIAEHPHYASAVLINRLCFDEALWDYRATRRGTRYDDRSEEARQARNLGRLMRRDYVTEDILQTAERARLQTELRDARDQLVALWQGQLPDNSGAIRDHSPDWISLEAALEDCAWLESGPRLLLYQQLITHLAPLLLAVADVDMGLDDVAIEDANLERPGLEIAARLRRSDDPLHRMAFPNADALAAARHGEPPPTTRNRPPRDTPWCRAEDIAAAFGRGSGDFALTPELRTLRDERENMLAALFGLLATLWRQTGETDPGPLLGTLLGLGKLAGNPAFEGAELVAARTPLTGKRIIGAEHLDFDAEDTAEARHRTCFWGPRLYNPHTGEINADDLTLAQARATEAENPGRINDPRLFDAPRWFWAEERGGTFETRGAVITMGVAAASAAGTALANRPPGPLPGGLSPVASSLLQTGAASVASAILLPIMLVNTWGATASFLTRLDEPGSLSRAGYAFSSLAGSSLTALAAASEIFTKERVGTMLTNQIPGRTGVALGRFATGSFRSGRLERVPYTTAAGAFVAAGQGLLAFGSAAERARAGNHGAAAFYTAHGVSMLTFGGASVIEAKLIARGALAGFLSLGPKGWAMLAVGTLLGVAARHFTDTPLEAWARHGPFAARRDGRHDADTGASVPRGDLAEFDADACHRALVQTLATPAVRLYRDPGRTVAGTPIVTMKVALPMPLPDGERLEWLCTQTVETWEREPEQPAARQVVFDGRKYPEKAIAPVDWEPIVDPDTGQALGMRYYFDSTPQIPGRLLGGEVWWQAKIRLRLATDGTLPPAGEGANSTESTKPQEVDRSDSGWIHAPAITFRYRSGKPL, from the coding sequence ATGTCCAGGGATGACAATCGGCCCGCCGCCCCGGCGGGCGATGACGGCACGGTGGGCCAGCCGGTCGCCGGTAACGTCTATTTCAACGGCCGCACCGCCGTGCACGCAGGCTCCGGCGGCATCCTGCTGAGCCCCGAGCTCTGCCGCAGCGGCAAGAAGTGCCGCACCCGCCCCTACACCAACGTCGCCCTGTCCCGCGACGCCGCGGACACCGCCACCACGGTGTTCGTCAACGGTCACCCGGTCTGCCATTCGGGCTCGCGCTTTGCGGTGAGTGCCGGCGACGAGGGCGCGAACTGCGGCGGCGTGCGCTCCGGCACCATCAAGGGCCCGGCGGAGTTCATCTCATCGTCGCAGGACGTGCTGATCGAGGGCATGCCGGCGGTGCGCAACGGTGACCTCATGGTCTCCAACCATCGCAACACCGACCCAGTGCCCCTGACACAGCCCGACGGCCCGCCCAGCGACGGCTTCGATCTCGCCGCACTGGAGGCGCTGGAGGCCGACGACCCGCAGTATGCGGCAAGCATTCATGTCGCCGGCCGCGCGCCGGTAGCGGGCATCTGCCGGTTGCAACCCAATTCCGAAGCGCCGCCACCACCCACGCCCCGGCAGCAGGTGGTACCGGCCAACGGTGACCCGCACCGTCACCTGGCCATTCCCGCGGACGAGTCCGACACCACCGCACTGGTGCTGCGTCTGCCGGACGTGGAAAACGGCCACTGCGACATTCCGCTCGGCGAGCTCCAGCCGACACCACGGGATGATGCCCGGGCCGATGCCGACACCGCCATCGACGCCGCCGACACGCTGCTACTCCCCGTGCTGGTGCTCTGTCATACCGACGCATCCCTCGACCCCGCGCATGCCGAGCCGCCGCGCCCGGGGCGGCTCTACGTATTCCGCGACGGGTATCTTTGGCGGGAGCTGGAAGTCACCAATGAGGCGGGGCTGCGGGATATCGATCTCTTGGTGCACGCCGGCCGGCCCGGGCATGAGCGCCGCGCCAGCACCGTGGTGCAACTGACCCTGCTGCTGCCCCACCGCGTGGGTGGGGTGGAGAGTGCCTTCGCCATCGCCTACAGCGAGACCCCGTGGAGCTGGTCACGCATCAACAGCCTGGGGGGAATGCACCCGGATGATCCACGCCTCGCCGGGCGCGCACAGCTTTTGCCGAGCGGCACGCAGCTTGAGGGCGCGGACGAGCGCCGCGCCCAGCGCCTGCAGGGCTTCGCGCTGGATTCACTGGCTGACGCCATCACACCCCAGCCGGCCCGGGAAGGCTTTGCCGCCATCGAGGCCAGCGCAGACGCCCCAAGCGATGACGAGTACCTGAATGACCTGCGCTGCCCCCATACACCGGCCATCTACCTGCACGACCCGTTGGGCATTGCCACCACGCTCATCGCGCGCATTGGAGAGGCGCAGGAGGCACTGACCGAGCAGCTTGAGGCCATCGCCGAACATCCCCACTACGCCAGTGCCGTGCTCATTAACCGCCTGTGCTTTGACGAGGCGCTGTGGGACTACCGCGCCACCCGCCGTGGTACGCGCTACGACGACCGCAGCGAAGAGGCACGGCAGGCCCGCAACCTCGGCCGGCTCATGCGCCGCGACTATGTCACTGAGGACATCCTGCAGACCGCCGAGCGGGCCCGACTGCAGACGGAACTGCGCGACGCCCGGGACCAATTGGTCGCACTGTGGCAGGGGCAACTACCGGATAACAGTGGCGCGATCCGCGACCACAGCCCCGACTGGATAAGTCTTGAGGCGGCGCTCGAGGACTGTGCCTGGCTGGAGAGCGGCCCACGGCTGCTGCTCTACCAGCAGCTCATCACCCACCTGGCACCGCTGCTGCTCGCCGTGGCGGATGTCGACATGGGGCTTGATGACGTCGCGATTGAGGACGCCAACCTGGAGCGTCCCGGGCTTGAGATCGCCGCACGGCTCCGGCGATCCGACGATCCGCTGCACCGCATGGCTTTCCCCAACGCGGACGCACTGGCCGCCGCCCGGCATGGCGAACCCCCGCCGACCACACGCAACAGACCACCCCGTGACACCCCCTGGTGCCGTGCCGAAGACATCGCCGCCGCCTTTGGCCGCGGCAGTGGCGACTTCGCCCTTACACCCGAACTCCGCACCCTGCGAGACGAGCGCGAGAACATGCTGGCAGCACTCTTCGGCCTGCTCGCCACCCTCTGGCGCCAAACCGGTGAAACCGACCCCGGGCCGCTGCTCGGTACGCTGCTCGGGCTCGGCAAGCTCGCCGGTAACCCGGCGTTTGAAGGCGCGGAACTGGTCGCCGCCCGGACACCGCTCACAGGAAAGCGCATCATCGGCGCCGAACACCTGGACTTCGACGCCGAGGACACCGCCGAGGCCAGGCACCGCACCTGCTTCTGGGGCCCACGGCTCTACAACCCCCACACCGGCGAGATCAACGCCGACGACCTCACCCTGGCCCAGGCCCGGGCCACCGAGGCCGAGAACCCCGGCCGCATCAACGACCCGCGACTCTTCGACGCCCCCCGCTGGTTCTGGGCCGAGGAACGGGGCGGCACCTTCGAGACCCGGGGTGCCGTCATCACCATGGGTGTCGCCGCCGCCAGCGCCGCCGGCACTGCCCTGGCGAACCGACCCCCCGGACCACTGCCGGGTGGACTCTCGCCTGTCGCCTCCAGTCTGCTACAGACTGGTGCTGCAAGCGTGGCTAGCGCCATCCTGCTGCCAATTATGTTGGTGAATACGTGGGGGGCAACGGCGAGCTTTCTAACTCGCCTTGACGAACCCGGCTCACTTTCTCGTGCCGGCTATGCGTTTTCGTCGCTCGCTGGCTCCTCCCTCACAGCCCTAGCTGCGGCGAGTGAGATCTTCACCAAGGAGCGTGTTGGCACTATGTTGACCAACCAGATACCGGGGCGTACAGGCGTTGCATTGGGACGTTTCGCAACAGGTTCATTTAGGTCGGGACGTCTTGAGCGCGTGCCTTACACCACGGCGGCAGGAGCATTCGTCGCCGCTGGCCAGGGACTGCTAGCCTTCGGCAGTGCAGCAGAACGTGCCCGCGCCGGAAACCATGGCGCCGCCGCTTTCTATACCGCTCACGGAGTCAGCATGTTGACCTTCGGAGGCGCGTCGGTCATTGAGGCGAAGCTCATCGCTCGAGGTGCGCTGGCCGGTTTTCTCAGCCTCGGCCCGAAAGGCTGGGCAATGCTCGCCGTAGGTACACTACTTGGCGTGGCCGCCCGGCACTTCACCGACACGCCGCTGGAGGCTTGGGCCCGCCATGGCCCCTTCGCCGCACGGCGCGATGGGCGGCACGACGCCGACACTGGCGCCTCTGTGCCCCGGGGTGACCTTGCCGAATTTGATGCCGACGCCTGCCACCGGGCGCTAGTCCAGACGCTCGCCACTCCTGCGGTTCGACTCTATCGCGACCCAGGGCGGACCGTAGCTGGCACGCCGATAGTCACCATGAAAGTGGCACTGCCCATGCCACTGCCGGACGGCGAGCGCCTGGAATGGCTCTGCACCCAGACTGTAGAGACCTGGGAGCGGGAACCAGAGCAACCAGCAGCCCGGCAGGTTGTTTTCGACGGCCGGAAGTATCCGGAGAAAGCCATCGCGCCGGTGGACTGGGAGCCGATCGTCGACCCAGACACCGGCCAGGCACTGGGCATGCGGTACTACTTCGACAGCACACCGCAGATTCCCGGTCGACTGCTCGGCGGCGAAGTGTGGTGGCAGGCAAAGATCCGGCTCCGCCTGGCTACCGACGGCACGCTGCCCCCTGCAGGCGAGGGGGCGAACTCAACAGAAAGTACCAAACCACAGGAAGTTGACCGCAGCGATTCAGGCTGGATTCACGCCCCCGCAATAACGTTCCGTTACCGATCTGGGAAACCGCTATGA
- a CDS encoding pilin has translation MKAQKGFTLIELMIVVAIIGILAAIAIPQYQNYVARSQFAESNTILGGARVTVEERVAQRGLGNTNIEIGNAVSDFGIRLQGRHGAITDITDAEEGFSMTYTFGSGDDATVSDLLLDGPDVEFVYTPDGEWECGAGTDVDVRFRTGLCAN, from the coding sequence ATGAAGGCACAGAAAGGTTTTACGCTCATCGAACTGATGATCGTTGTCGCAATCATCGGCATTTTGGCGGCGATTGCTATTCCGCAGTATCAGAACTATGTGGCGCGATCGCAGTTTGCAGAGTCCAACACCATTCTCGGTGGTGCCCGGGTCACCGTAGAGGAGCGCGTCGCGCAGCGAGGGTTGGGCAACACAAACATTGAAATAGGCAACGCGGTATCGGATTTCGGTATTCGGCTGCAGGGCCGTCACGGCGCTATCACCGACATCACCGATGCTGAGGAAGGTTTCTCCATGACCTACACATTCGGCAGTGGTGACGACGCGACTGTTAGCGACCTTCTTCTTGACGGTCCGGACGTTGAGTTCGTCTACACCCCTGATGGCGAGTGGGAATGTGGCGCCGGCACCGACGTAGACGTTCGTTTCCGCACCGGCTTGTGCGCTAACTAA
- a CDS encoding pilin, giving the protein MKLNRGFTLIELMIVVAIVGILAAIAIPQYQQYVARAQFSEAHIVIGSVRPVVSELWMISGAASLNGETLQTLDLERTGRHGALTLFATDPIRFVFEFGADGTNANDALLGETVTYTLDVVTGLWECDSTVAERFTTGC; this is encoded by the coding sequence ATGAAGCTGAACCGCGGTTTCACGCTCATTGAGTTAATGATCGTAGTCGCAATTGTCGGAATCTTGGCTGCAATTGCTATACCCCAATATCAACAATATGTAGCCCGCGCCCAGTTCTCAGAAGCGCATATTGTCATCGGAAGCGTTCGGCCTGTCGTAAGCGAACTGTGGATGATTAGCGGCGCAGCATCTCTAAACGGTGAAACTCTCCAGACGTTGGACTTGGAGAGAACGGGTCGACATGGCGCTCTCACGTTATTCGCTACCGACCCTATTCGCTTCGTCTTTGAATTCGGAGCAGACGGAACCAATGCAAACGATGCCCTTCTGGGCGAAACCGTTACCTATACACTGGATGTTGTTACTGGCCTATGGGAATGCGACAGCACGGTCGCCGAGAGATTCACGACAGGTTGTTGA
- a CDS encoding GspE/PulE family protein, whose amino-acid sequence MAANPQANDRPHFAHLAPRLLASQEDRPDNEEQPFEAEMLLQDAVAARASDIHLDPGLGGLRLRFRVDGAMVDVCELGDDLALRLTNQLKNLAQLNPMPVQTPESGRFTWQMDDQGLDLRLTVAPCLRGDKLAVRILSGGLEYTELEDLGLNDDQGELLSDWLESSSGMLLVTGPTGAGKTTTLYALLHRLRTVERNVITLEDPVEYEIDGINQMPVNEAQGFTFASGTRTVLRLDPDCILLGEIRDSDSARAANDIASSGRTLMATLHSRDAVGAITMLRNYGMDDFEIAANLEVVVSQRLVRALCPHCKEERVPNERERRYLQQVDYESVDRIWSSTGCPECNDIGYRGRTGLFEVWRLGAEAQALLLEHTSERVIRKHLNELAHDFLLNQGLLKVTAGITTLGELWRAGLGSRGRHDSKSSSV is encoded by the coding sequence ATGGCCGCCAATCCTCAAGCAAATGATCGTCCGCACTTCGCACATCTGGCTCCAAGGCTGCTCGCCTCGCAGGAAGATCGCCCCGACAACGAGGAACAACCCTTCGAGGCCGAAATGCTGCTGCAGGACGCCGTCGCCGCCCGCGCCTCCGATATTCACCTGGACCCCGGCCTGGGTGGATTGCGACTGCGCTTCCGCGTTGATGGCGCCATGGTGGATGTCTGCGAACTGGGTGACGACCTTGCCCTGCGCCTCACCAACCAGCTCAAGAACCTGGCCCAACTCAACCCCATGCCGGTGCAGACCCCCGAATCCGGCCGCTTCACCTGGCAGATGGACGACCAGGGCCTGGACTTGCGCCTGACCGTGGCGCCGTGTCTGCGGGGCGATAAACTCGCCGTCCGCATTCTCAGCGGTGGGCTGGAATACACCGAACTGGAAGACCTGGGCCTGAACGACGACCAGGGTGAACTGCTGTCGGACTGGCTGGAATCCAGCAGTGGCATGCTGCTGGTCACCGGCCCCACGGGTGCCGGCAAGACCACCACCCTTTACGCCCTGCTGCACCGCCTGCGCACCGTGGAGCGCAACGTCATCACCCTGGAAGACCCGGTGGAATACGAGATCGACGGCATCAACCAGATGCCCGTGAACGAAGCCCAGGGCTTCACCTTCGCCAGCGGCACCCGCACCGTGCTCCGTCTCGATCCGGACTGCATCCTGCTAGGCGAGATACGCGACAGCGACTCAGCCCGCGCCGCCAACGACATCGCCTCCAGCGGCCGCACCCTCATGGCCACCCTCCACAGCCGCGACGCCGTCGGCGCCATCACCATGCTGCGCAACTACGGCATGGACGACTTCGAGATTGCGGCGAACTTGGAGGTGGTGGTGTCACAGAGGCTGGTGCGGGCGTTGTGTCCGCATTGTAAGGAGGAGCGGGTGCCGAATGAGCGGGAACGTCGATATCTGCAACAGGTCGATTATGAGTCGGTTGACAGGATATGGTCTTCGACTGGATGCCCAGAATGTAACGATATTGGATACCGAGGACGTACGGGGTTATTCGAGGTTTGGCGGCTAGGCGCCGAGGCACAGGCTCTATTGCTTGAGCACACATCTGAGAGAGTGATAAGAAAGCATCTAAACGAGCTAGCTCATGACTTTCTGCTCAATCAAGGGTTATTGAAAGTAACAGCCGGGATAACAACTCTTGGGGAGTTATGGCGTGCCGGTCTCGGTAGTCGTGGAAGGCATGATTCAAAATCCTCGTCAGTTTGA
- a CDS encoding type II toxin-antitoxin system RelE/ParE family toxin, producing MAYTVRWSPEAVDDAEAIAAWINNDSPQHASSVVDKLVQAVAGLADHPLRGRIVPEFADPAYREVFVYSYRIIYKVGTESVNILAIVHGRRLLSQTPD from the coding sequence ATGGCGTACACCGTAAGATGGTCGCCCGAGGCGGTAGACGACGCAGAAGCGATTGCGGCATGGATCAATAACGATTCACCACAACACGCAAGTTCGGTGGTGGATAAGCTAGTGCAAGCTGTCGCCGGACTAGCAGATCACCCACTACGTGGCCGCATCGTTCCCGAGTTTGCGGATCCCGCGTACCGTGAAGTGTTCGTTTACAGCTATCGAATCATCTATAAAGTTGGAACGGAGTCCGTCAACATCCTCGCAATAGTCCATGGCAGGCGCCTGCTTTCGCAAACGCCCGATTAA
- a CDS encoding DUF2283 domain-containing protein, with the protein MKVQYFHDTDTLYIEFQDREIAETRDLDENTVLDLDAEGNVCAITFEHASTRTDVNHLHVEGIAA; encoded by the coding sequence ATGAAAGTACAATATTTCCACGATACGGATACCCTGTACATCGAGTTTCAGGATCGCGAGATCGCCGAAACTCGGGATCTGGACGAGAATACCGTTCTCGATCTGGATGCGGAGGGGAACGTCTGCGCGATTACTTTCGAGCACGCCAGCACGCGTACGGACGTCAATCACCTCCATGTCGAGGGCATAGCCGCGTAA
- a CDS encoding CBS domain-containing protein — protein sequence MYQFVHYRVRDVMSADPVTVAPELSLRETQALFEKHGFNGMPVVDHAGKLTGVVTKMDILRAFTLNPAHIVPPYTEIMGEPVATVMTRAPVTVKPDTPLTRVLQQLVELRIKSLPVVDNTDTLVGIVAREDILEALRTATE from the coding sequence ATGTACCAATTCGTCCATTACCGCGTCCGCGACGTCATGTCCGCAGACCCCGTGACTGTGGCCCCGGAGTTGTCCCTGCGAGAGACTCAGGCGCTGTTCGAGAAGCACGGATTCAACGGCATGCCAGTGGTCGATCATGCCGGCAAGCTCACGGGGGTGGTCACCAAGATGGACATTCTGCGGGCGTTCACGCTGAACCCTGCGCACATCGTGCCGCCCTACACCGAGATCATGGGCGAGCCCGTCGCCACGGTCATGACCCGCGCCCCGGTCACCGTCAAACCCGACACCCCACTCACCCGAGTGCTTCAGCAACTGGTTGAACTGCGCATCAAGAGCCTGCCGGTAGTGGACAACACCGACACCCTGGTCGGCATCGTCGCCCGCGAAGATATCCTGGAAGCCCTCCGCACCGCCACCGAGTAG
- a CDS encoding universal stress protein, which produces MLQRILVPVNFTTASARALAVTRDYHPQATIRLLYVVSPSDIASATANPVINPTHAKEERAKAERAALQKLESWVRDGEEVAVEVGSAAEKISVHAELWGADLIAMGTRSRTGIQQFLHGSATEWLVRHAKQPILVVHDVELAEDQMAHLPPTS; this is translated from the coding sequence ATGCTGCAACGTATTCTTGTACCAGTGAATTTCACGACGGCCTCGGCACGCGCCCTCGCAGTTACCAGGGACTATCACCCCCAGGCGACTATCCGCCTGCTTTATGTCGTCAGCCCCAGTGATATCGCATCCGCTACCGCGAATCCGGTCATCAATCCCACCCATGCGAAGGAAGAGCGAGCGAAAGCCGAGCGCGCGGCGCTTCAGAAGCTGGAGTCATGGGTTCGCGACGGTGAGGAGGTTGCTGTCGAGGTGGGTAGCGCCGCGGAGAAAATCAGCGTGCATGCAGAGCTTTGGGGCGCGGACCTGATTGCCATGGGCACCCGGAGTCGCACCGGAATCCAGCAATTCCTCCATGGTTCGGCGACCGAATGGCTCGTTCGCCACGCAAAACAACCGATTCTGGTTGTCCACGACGTGGAGTTGGCGGAAGACCAGATGGCGCATCTCCCACCGACCTCATGA